AGAGTCACTCTGGGAAATGTAACCACTGTGTTAGAGCAGATATAGTGTCAACCAAGGCATCTGTAAGACTTGTTTTAAAGCttgaaaggaaaggggaaaagaccAGGGAGTTTTTCTCAAGTTGACAATCtgtgagcacctactaagtgtcAGCCCTATACTACAACACGTAGCGCCGCAAGTGGAAAGAACATTGGACTGAAATCTAATAAGGAGGAAAGACAAAGCAAGCAAGTACAAAACCAAAGGCAAAACTTGAGCCAAGCAGCACTCTATTGagttttaaagaaagggaaattatATCTGCTTGATGaaggatgtgtgtgtgggggcggaggggggggggagggtagtcATTCaagaagggaatggagaaaaggaGCAACGTGTGTCAGGAACAGGAATTTGACATTGAGATTTGCCTAGCAGCCAGGGTGAGTCATCTGGAATTAGGTAGAAATATTTGCTTCGTTTGGTGCCATAGCCCCAATCTCAGGGATATAGACACATGAGCCTTGTGGCACATCTCATGGGACAATGCAAAATAACGTTCTGTGTCTAAAAGCCTTGTTGGAAATTAGAATCAGAGAGGTGCATAAGAAAATTGTTTCTTTAGACTTCTATTCTGCCAGGAGTCTAGAGAGGATTTATTGCAAGAAGGAAGTGTGTTTGCTTTTCTGATGTAAAAACAGCAAGAGGAGAATTCTTGTCCATGGTGCCTAAGCAGGTCAAAACCTGAAATACTGGGCTGGTCTTTGTGGATTCAGCTCCCAAGTGATGACGTTctgctgcctgctttctccccaggAGCTTGCTAACTCACTGCCATGAGGACATGCACGTAGGGCTCTCctgccttgctttttttttttcccttatgctTTTACCCAAGTTTTCCCCTGGGTTTGCAGTATTTTTCCATCCCACCATCCATTTTCCTGAAAACCTACTTGTGTTGCAAGACTCTGCTGAAATGTCACCTACTGCATGTAGCCTTACCTGACACACGCTCTGTCCCCAGCTGAGCTAGGAGCAGCCTGTTTTTGTCGTCACGGCATCTTGTATCTGCATTGAAGTAACTCTCCTAGTACCGTAATTGGGGTTCAATACACAAATTCCACATTAGCTTATGAGTTACCCCAAGAAAGAAGCCCTctctttttcatgattttctaTCAGAGTGCTTTCGCACAAAATACGTGATCACCATGTTGATAACATGGTGTCTGTCATGGGGAGAGGTGTCTGTCATGGTGTCTGTCATGGGAATCCAAAGAACTTGGATGTGAAATAAGGCTCTGCCACTTGTTAGCTGTGTGCCCATAGGAGAACTCTATAACCTCTCTGATTCTAGATCCTCATTTTTAACATAGGACTAATTTAGTCTGCCTtgctgtgatgattaaatgagatggtgtaAATTCCCGGCTCTGTAGGAACTCAACTGGTTAAATAATGAGAAGAGTTTCTATTGTGGGCAGCTGATCatatctgaattattttattgtttaattgttCAGCCACGAGGAGGCGTGGAAGAAGGCCCTACCGTATTGAGAAAGGCTGGCCTGCTTGAGAAACTTAAAGAACAAGGTAATTTTTCCATTGAAAGACGATCAGCctgggttacctgggtggcttagctggttaagtgctgactcttgatttcgctcaggtcatgatcccagagtcgtgggatcaagacccgagttgggctccacgctgagtgtgccgcctgcttacgattctctctctctttctccctctaccccctccccaacttgtgtgctcatgtgctctcaaaaaaaaaaaaaggtacaggcTCCTGCTGGAACGGGGTATATCTGGAATGACATTTATCACACAGAATTGCAGCACTAGTGATAACTAGTACAATCATATATAAgtacaatcatatatatatgtgtatatatatatatatatatatggcagtgTGTAGAGAAAATGCTCAGTAAGTATTGTTGGATGAATATCTTCACTCAGGTATTTTGTCTTTCCAGACAAACTTTTTACTGTATAAGAGAATCTGTGTGCAAGAACTGGGGTCGGGTGGGTGGTAAGGGAGGTGGGGGATTTGCAAATGAAAAGTAAGGGGCAGCAGGAAGTACAATGCTAGCAAGAGGACGCctgtttataaaaggaaataaatgatgatatcgaggatgatgatgatgatgatagtaccTGGTGTTTGCATAGTGTATATGTGCGTATGCACGTACATATACATTCACATACACATACGTGAgcagacaaaggaaaaaatgatatagAATTTAAAAGTACAGGCTAAAGCAGATGTCGTCTTTGCATATAACATCCTGATGAAGTATCGAAGAGGACACAGGGCAACTGGAACCCTCTCGTTTCCAGTGGGAATGTATAATGAtagagccactttggaaagcagtttggcagtttctccaaaaaatatacatttgccTTTTGACCCATCAaatctactcctaggtatttatccaagagaagtgaaaacacatCCCCACAAAGACTTGCACTTgaatgtttctagcagcattatttatatagccaaaaaaaaaaagaaaagaaaacaaaatacccatcaactggtgaatggataaatgacaAGTAGTACATCCGTACTATAAGATAGTAcccaacaataaaaaggaacataccACTGACACAGGCAAGGACATGGATGAACTTCAAAGacaacatgctaagtgaaagagacCAGACGCAAAAGACTACCTACTGTACGACCGCTTTTAcgtgaaattctagaaaagacaaaagcacAGCAACAGCAAGATGACCAGCAGGGGGGCCTACCTTGGGGTGGGCGCAGGGCATGACTGCAAAGGGGCATGGGGGAGTTTGGGGGGCATAGGGGAAGTGTTCTGAATCTTGATTATGGTGCTGGTTACAAGACTATAGATTTCCAGAACTCGTTGAcctatacacttaaaatgagtgaattttagtaaataataaataagaattaattaaataagaataaaatagtaaataagaattaattaaataagaatgaaatagtAAATAAGAATTACACCTCATGAAGCTGAAAAAAGGAGGGAGCTAGAGAACAGAAATGTTGGGTAAATGGACTGGACTAGTGTCTCAGTAAACAAGCATCATTTGGTCAGATTTCATATCAAGTTAAATCTCTTAAAGGTGTTACTGAATCATGGATATGCACAAGCATATAATAAATACGATATACAACGACTAGTTAGATCAGAACACTGAACTGGTCCCATGTCAGTTTTACATGAAGCTCTCTGTACCTTGAAGCTTAATGCAAGGCTTTCTAGCAAATGCACCCATGTCCTTAGGAACTTTGGGTTACCTGCAATTTCTCCCTAttataaaagtataataataaagtCTTTATTTCCTGAGTTCACTGAAGTGTTAGGCTCATTGCAGATAATATACTTATTGAATTTTGATACCACCACTGAGGCAGGTCCAGTGCACAGAGGACAGAGCTGAGCTACTTCAGCAAGTGACAGATTGGATTGAAACCAAGGACTGTTAATTACAGAGTCAGGAAACTTAGAAAATACTAGTGTATTTCCTTCTGGgcataaatgcacacacacacacacacacacacacacacatattcttctaaaaaaactattttttattataaatacaagACACGCTTATTGCAAAGGTGGAAAGAACATAGGCAGAGAGAGGGCCACACAGAGATCAAGACAGAGAAGCCACTCGTTAAGCCCAAACCAGATTATCGCTGTCATACTTTAGCGTCCAGCCTAACTGGATTGATTCCACAAGTATTGACCGAGACCCCGGTGTACAGCTGAGAGGGTGACGTCAGGCAAAAGTAGACGTGGATTCTTCTGCCTTTGCAACTTTTACAGCCCTTCCAGATGCTTTCTTTGCTTATAAAAGTGCAGTTTTGTAAATTTGGAATCATTGTACACAGACTGTCATCTTTTTTTATGTAGTAACCTGAAACTTTTGGTGTTAATTACAGGGTGTGATGTGAAAGATTACGGGGACCTGCCCTTTGTTGACGTCCCTAATGATCCTCCCTTTGAAATTGTGAAGAATCCAAGGTCTGTGGGAAAAGCAAATGAGCAGCTGGCTGGTGTGGTGGCAGAGGTGAAGAAGAATGGAAGGACCAGCCTGGTGCTGGGCGGAGACCACAGGTCTTGTTTAATGCTTTTCTCCATGAAGTCTGGCACAAATGGCATGAGGGAGGATGACCAAAAccatgaggagagagaaaatatgaaagggAAAGCACTGATCAATGCTTTATACcaaattttctgccttttttccttttaattgcaTTGGTTGCTACTTTCTTTTGGAGACACAGACTCCCCTCTATTTGAAGTCTTGCGTTATCTTTATTACAGCAGAAAATACATGACATGAATGGATTTGCGTAAACAATTCCACACAAACTTacattccaaaataaataagcatgaggAAGTCACAGCCAGCTCATTGTACTTGATACAATAATAGGGTAATAGGAACAACTTATTTAAGTCAACATTTAAAGTCTATGCTGCCCATTAtaaaggtaatatttttaaattcttgaaacatacacacacataaataagaCTGTAATAATTTTAGCTTCCTAACAACCATTTCAAATGAAACTGAAATTCTGGCATATTTCTTTCCTGCCGTACTGTTTTTATTGTACCTGATTTTGTTTACCAAGTGCGTGTGTTATCCTATACGTTATTCTTAACCTAAAGCACAGATTTCCGTATGTTACTTCATGATATAGATAGGCATAATTTTTATTGTTGCATAATTTTTCATCAAGGTATTAAAAACCACTATACATATCCATATTGTCAGATACTCaggtaattttcaaattttcacgATTATAAATGTGGCAACAATATTTTTGTGCAACAGCCTTCTTAATGTCTACCCTCAAGGTCGCTGGATACATTATCAGAAGTCTGATCAGATCAGAAAGTACAACATTACAATCACTCTTGATGTAAGAGTCAATCACCTCAGCTCCTTGGTTTCCCCTAAAACACAGCTGAGAAACTGGGGTTCACCTTCTTTTTAAGTGGAAACATTTGTAAGTGGAAATTTTAAGAGTGGCAAATAGCCTCAAGACAAGAAATCTGAAGGGAAAACAAACATCAAGCTGAGTAATCAATACTCAAACTTGAAGCAGAGGATCTGAGTGTTGAACAGTGAGTAAGCACCCAGGATATCCTGGCTGAAATGCATACAAGGATTTCTGAGTGATACTCTCCAATTGTAAAATAATTGGATTTTAGGAAAAATGGAAGGATTCTGTGGCAATTCACTTGAGAGAATGAAGTATTTACCAAGAGAATTGAGAGTACAGAAAATCAGCCTGATACAATATTGAGAATTAAATAGTGTCTCATGCTAAGGAATTCGTGTGGTTAGTGTtttatacagatttatttttttggcttAAATAATAATTTGCAATTTTATTAGAAGGTggtttccaaaaaacaaaaaaatcacaagtttttTAGCAAGGCCATTGATGCAAACATAACTTGCTAGCAATTAACATAAGCTATCATTTCTCTTTCAATTGGCAGCTCTAATTAAAAATCTGTCAGAAATAGCAGCCATTTTGACTTAAAGGAAAACCAAGTGAGAGCACTGAGTTAATAATATGATGGATGTCATAAACCGCAAAGCTGATGTttacacaaacttttttttcctgtgtagtATGGCGATTGGAAGCATCTCTGGCCATGCCAGGGTCCACCCAGATCTCTGCGTCATTTGGGTGGATGCTCACACTGATATCAACACTCCACTGACAACCACAAGTGGGAACTTGCACGGACAACCTGTGTCTTTCCTCCTGAAGGAACTAAAAGGAAAGGTAAAAGGCTGGTTGGTATTCTATTACAGAAGAATCATCGCTTTACAGAAGTTCAGgagatagaaaggaaggaagaacccTGTGCCGTCTTATTTGTGGTGTGATCTCAATCCATTTTCTCAGCAGTCAATAAGCAAAGGGTAGTGAGGCTCTGTGCCTCTGCCGTACATGGTAGTTTGCAAACTGAGCTTACATATATcttcccttttgatttttaaactacCCTCTTTAGTAGGTGGGGCAGAAAGTGATCCTTTATATAAGCAAGTTAGCAGAGGTTCAGAGGTtataacttgctcaagatcacatgCCAAGTACATGGCAAGGCAAGGGCCAAAACCGGTCTCCGACAACCTATGTCTTCCTACTGCATGCCACACAGCCTCTCATTCTTACCGAGTGTCCCCTCCACGTCATGGGAATtttcaaaagtgttttaaaatgtggattaCGATGGCTTATTATTTAACATCTTTACTGTGAGAAGTTCATATCTACATCGCAAGAAGAACTACCACCTGTTCCCTATAAACTTCTTTTCTAACACATATGACATTCCAGATTTAACATTGTGGTTCATAATTTTCATTGATATTCTGTAGCATatcaataaaacaatttttattgatATAGCTGTAGTATGTTGGTCTTTATGATGATCCTTGGGGATGCAAATCCCCTTGCTGAAGGCTCAGAACTGATGACCAAGTGATAGGTTTATAAACTTACATGGGAACAGCCATCCCTGGCTCTGGGACATTTGGAAAACAACCAAAGGGCTGCCCGAAAATTCCCCCAGTCACTCTAAGCCATCCTCTGGGATTAAGTCCTTACtgatgagagaaagaaggaagctaCAAAAGTAATGAAAGCACACTGATTTCTTTATGGCAGAGTTTTGGGAAAACAGGGTCCAGTGGAatggggcacagagcaggtaaATGCTGACAAATGATTCAGGTCAGGTCTGGGCCACAGGGTGAGGGTGGGTAAGCAAATCTAGAGTGCCACAAGGGGAGGCAGGCATTCTCTTCTGAATTTTGTACTGTCTTTAATGATTTCCTTGAAACTCGTGTTCTAAATGTAAGATCTACGCAGTCCAATAAGTGCCCTTTACTTCTAAGGTAAGATCTGCTCAAGAATCACACATGTTAACCAAATGGAAACATTGCAATTTTAGATCCCTGATGTACCAGGATTCTCGTGGGTGACTCCCTGCATATCCGCCAAAGATATTGTGTATATTGGTCTGAGAGACGTGGATCCTGGGGAACAGTAAGTTTAATTCCTTGATGCGATTTACCTTTGCTTTCTCCCTTTTGCATTCATGCTGGTCAAACCTGTGacacaaaaattgttttaagtaccAAGCATTATATCgatatctatatatccatataagtatttatgtatataactCAGGTGAATTTTATATTGGCGTGCTGTTAAAAATacattgatatatacatataggtcACAGAactcaaatattttatgtatcataCCACAACgatcttttctttaaaaggaaacagtAGTGCATAGAACTAGACTCTTTATTAATTGTAGGTTATAttaatatctcctctttcataGCTATATTTTGAAAACTCTGGGTATCAAGTATTTTTCAATGACTGAAGTGGATAAACTGGGCATTGGCAAGGTGATGGAAGAAGCACTCAGCTACCTACTAGGAAGGTAGGTATGATCCTTGTAAATATTACTAAAAAGACTTACTACTGATGTTAATAGATGTTAAGTTATTAATAAGGACTCTATATAAAATCATAGAACTTCACTGGATTGTTACTTTTGATGAAACAAGGTAAGAACTGTATTTATGTACTACATATTAAACCACTAACTTGAAACTGAGTTTcctggggtgccttgggtggctcagttggttaagcgtccgacttcagctcaggttacggtctcatggttcatagttcgagccccacatcgggctctgtgctgacagctcagagcctggagcctgcttcagattctgtgactccctctctctctctgcccctcccccactcacactctgtctctctctctaaaaataagtaaacattaaaaaattaaaaaaaaaaaattaagctgagTGTCCTTCCCAcctcttaaaagaaagaaaaggccaatTCATTTGAGCTTCGATGTTGATGGACTGGACCCATCCTTCACACCAGCTACTGGCACACCAGTCCCGGGAGGTCTGACTTACAGAGAAGGTCTCTACATTACAGAAGAAATTTACAAAACAGGTAGGTAAAAACTGGGGTGAATAAAGAAGCAAGTGTACACATGGCCAATATAGATTTATACCCCCTGATCTCAAAGTCAAGGCCCATTGGACACTTCCAGAATGCCCATCGCATGATGCAATCCCCACCTCTTTACACTCCTGGGTAATATTTCAAGTCAGGTTACGAACTAAAAACATCAACTATTTAacaaattacattattttcttttgttattacaGGGCTACTCTCAGGATTAGATATAATGGAAGTGAACCCATCTCTGGGGAAGACACCGGAAGAAGTAACTCGAACAGTGAACACAGCAGTAACAGTAACCTTGGCTTGCTTTGGAGTTGCTCGGGAGGGTAATCATAAGCCTATTGACTACCTTAACCCACCTAAGTAAATGTGGACATGCCATGTAAAAATCTCATAGCTAATGTCATAATTAGCCAATCTAATAACTTACTTAAGCTTACAGCTATTGCCCCAATGATTTGATCTTTCCAAAAAATCTTCTGCCTtggtaattattattaaaattagtatAAACTATCAATTCCCTCTGGTATGAAATTCAAGACTTGGACATTCTAACTTCTGTGAAATTGAAGTTTGTATTTCCCATTTTGGCAAAAGACATCCTTAGAGAAAGATACGCTAACTTCCAAGTAAAATTTGctggcattaaaaacaaacacacacctgTTTAAGCCCACACATGTAGAATGGGACTCCTGATGTCAGCAGATTAAGCTCACCCCACCTGAAAGGGATCATATTCTTATGTTGTTCAAAAGATgtgatttttataataaactcTCTATATTAAGGTTCTCTCATGTCTACATGCTTCTAAATACATGGAATTGCTAAGGATTTAAAAAGCCACAGTGAAATCATCATCCTCAAAATTCTGTAAGCCTGGTGAAATGAAACTCTGGCTCTGGTTTCTTCAACTGCAAAATGGGCAATGATAGGGCCTGGGGAATCTCCACATTCATTAATGTTTGACGATCatgttttacttttgtaaaaacCTCAGACATGGTGTTGGTTTATATTTTAAGCAAAGCTTCTATTCACGTAGGCTTTCTGGAGGCCTACCCTGGaggtagaaaaaagaaatcaaattgcTATTGTTTCTAAGATCTAACTCGGATAGGAATTTCACTTAAAATGATCTGTGGCTTCCAAACTTCTCACTTTTACTCATTGCAATTAGAGTGTATCTCATTAGCTGAAATCCTTAAACACCCTGAAAACTCATCTTGGCTATGCAATATAGTGAGGaaagtggagaaaataaatgagagtaagctacagttgacccttgaacaacatgggtttgaactgcatgggtccacttatacacaatTTTTTGATACATacggtactgtaaatgtattttcttgtccttaggattttcttaataacattttcttctctctagcttcATTG
The sequence above is a segment of the Prionailurus bengalensis isolate Pbe53 chromosome B2, Fcat_Pben_1.1_paternal_pri, whole genome shotgun sequence genome. Coding sequences within it:
- the ARG1 gene encoding arginase-1, translating into MSSKSKSIGIIGVPFSKGQPRGGVEEGPTVLRKAGLLEKLKEQGCDVKDYGDLPFVDVPNDPPFEIVKNPRSVGKANEQLAGVVAEVKKNGRTSLVLGGDHSMAIGSISGHARVHPDLCVIWVDAHTDINTPLTTTSGNLHGQPVSFLLKELKGKIPDVPGFSWVTPCISAKDIVYIGLRDVDPGEHYILKTLGIKYFSMTEVDKLGIGKVMEEALSYLLGRKKRPIHLSFDVDGLDPSFTPATGTPVPGGLTYREGLYITEEIYKTGLLSGLDIMEVNPSLGKTPEEVTRTVNTAVTVTLACFGVAREGNHKPIDYLNPPK